From a region of the Ficedula albicollis isolate OC2 chromosome 1A, FicAlb1.5, whole genome shotgun sequence genome:
- the RBM17 gene encoding splicing factor 45 isoform X2: MSLYDDLGVETSDSKTEGWSKNFKLLQSQLQVKKAALTQAKSQRTKQTTVLAPVIDLKRGSSSDERQIVDTPPHVAAGLKDPVPSGFSAGDVLIPLADEYDPMFPNDYEKVVKRQREERQRQRELERQKEIEEREKRKDRHEASGFSRRPDPDSDEDEDYERERRKRSMGGAAIAPPTSLVEKDKEPVASFPYEEESRPRAPSSKAAIPPPVYDEPERPRSPTGPSNSFLANMGGTVAHKIMQKYGFREGQGLGKHEQGLSTALSVEKTSKRGGKIIVGESTEKETGKKADSNPLTEILKCPTKVVLLRNMVGAGEVDEDLEVETKEECEKYGKVGKCVIFEIPGAPDDEAVRIFLEFERVESAIKAVVDLNGRYFGGRVVKACFYNLDKFRVLDLAEQV; the protein is encoded by the exons ATGTCACTTTATGATGACTTGGGGGTTGAGACCAGTGATTCCAAAACAGAAGGCTGGTCCAAGAATTTCAAACTGCTGCAGTCTCAGTTGCAGGTGAAGAAAGCAGCTCTCACACAAGCAAAG AgtcagagaacaaaacaaaccacagtcCTTGCTCCAGTGATTGACCTGAAACGAGGCAGCTCCTCTGATGAGAGACAGATCGTGGACACACCCCCTCATGTAGCAGCTGGGCTAaag gatccTGTCCCTAGTGGTTTTTCTGCAGGAGATGTGTTGATTCCCCTGGCAGATGAGTATGATCCCATGTTCCCAAATGACTATGAAAAGGTGGTGAAACGTCAGAGAGAGGAACGGCAGCGGCAGCGGGAGCTGGAGAGGCAAAAGGAGattgaggagagagaaaa GCGTAAAGACAGACATGAAGCCAGCGGGTTTTCGAGACGACCAGATCCAGATTCTGATGAAGATGAAGATTATGAAAGGGAGAGACGGAAAAGAA GTATGGGAGGAGCTGCAATTGCACCACCCACTTCTCTGGTTGAGAAGGACAAAGAAC ctgtagCATCATTCCCATATGAGGAGGAGTCAAGACCTCGGGCACCTTCTTCCAAAGCAGCAATTCCTCCTCCAGTGTATGATGAGCCAGAGAGACCTCGTTCCCCCACTGGACCCAGCAACTCCTTCCTCGCCAACATGGG GGGGACAGTGGCCCACAAAATCATGCAGAAGTATGGTTTCAGAGagggccaggggctgggcaAACATGAAcaggggctcagcacagcactgtcaGTAGAGAAAACGAGCAAGAGGGGTGGCAAGATCATTGTTGGTGAATCTACAGAGAAAG AAACGGGCAAGAAGGCAGATTCCAACCCCTTGACTGAGATACTGAAATGCCCAACTAAAGTGGTCTTACTGAGG AACATGGTCGGTGCTGGGGAGGTCGATGAAGACCTTGAAGTTGAAACTAAGGAGGAATGTGAGAAATATGGCAAGGTTGGGAAATGTGTCATCTTTGAG atccCTGGTGCCCCTGATGATGAAGCtgtaagaatatttttagaGTTTGAACGGGTTGAATCTGCCATCAAAG CTGTTGTGGATCTGAATGGAAGATATTTTGGAGGCAGAGTGGTGAAGGCTTGTTTCTACAACCTGGACAAGTTCAGAGTGCTGGATCTGGCAGAAcaagtttga
- the RBM17 gene encoding splicing factor 45 isoform X1, translating into MSLYDDLGVETSDSKTEGWSKNFKLLQSQLQVKKAALTQAKSQRTKQTTVLAPVIDLKRGSSSDERQIVDTPPHVAAGLKDPVPSGFSAGDVLIPLADEYDPMFPNDYEKVVKRQREERQRQRELERQKEIEEREKRRKDRHEASGFSRRPDPDSDEDEDYERERRKRSMGGAAIAPPTSLVEKDKEPVASFPYEEESRPRAPSSKAAIPPPVYDEPERPRSPTGPSNSFLANMGGTVAHKIMQKYGFREGQGLGKHEQGLSTALSVEKTSKRGGKIIVGESTEKETGKKADSNPLTEILKCPTKVVLLRNMVGAGEVDEDLEVETKEECEKYGKVGKCVIFEIPGAPDDEAVRIFLEFERVESAIKAVVDLNGRYFGGRVVKACFYNLDKFRVLDLAEQV; encoded by the exons ATGTCACTTTATGATGACTTGGGGGTTGAGACCAGTGATTCCAAAACAGAAGGCTGGTCCAAGAATTTCAAACTGCTGCAGTCTCAGTTGCAGGTGAAGAAAGCAGCTCTCACACAAGCAAAG AgtcagagaacaaaacaaaccacagtcCTTGCTCCAGTGATTGACCTGAAACGAGGCAGCTCCTCTGATGAGAGACAGATCGTGGACACACCCCCTCATGTAGCAGCTGGGCTAaag gatccTGTCCCTAGTGGTTTTTCTGCAGGAGATGTGTTGATTCCCCTGGCAGATGAGTATGATCCCATGTTCCCAAATGACTATGAAAAGGTGGTGAAACGTCAGAGAGAGGAACGGCAGCGGCAGCGGGAGCTGGAGAGGCAAAAGGAGattgaggagagagaaaa AAGGCGTAAAGACAGACATGAAGCCAGCGGGTTTTCGAGACGACCAGATCCAGATTCTGATGAAGATGAAGATTATGAAAGGGAGAGACGGAAAAGAA GTATGGGAGGAGCTGCAATTGCACCACCCACTTCTCTGGTTGAGAAGGACAAAGAAC ctgtagCATCATTCCCATATGAGGAGGAGTCAAGACCTCGGGCACCTTCTTCCAAAGCAGCAATTCCTCCTCCAGTGTATGATGAGCCAGAGAGACCTCGTTCCCCCACTGGACCCAGCAACTCCTTCCTCGCCAACATGGG GGGGACAGTGGCCCACAAAATCATGCAGAAGTATGGTTTCAGAGagggccaggggctgggcaAACATGAAcaggggctcagcacagcactgtcaGTAGAGAAAACGAGCAAGAGGGGTGGCAAGATCATTGTTGGTGAATCTACAGAGAAAG AAACGGGCAAGAAGGCAGATTCCAACCCCTTGACTGAGATACTGAAATGCCCAACTAAAGTGGTCTTACTGAGG AACATGGTCGGTGCTGGGGAGGTCGATGAAGACCTTGAAGTTGAAACTAAGGAGGAATGTGAGAAATATGGCAAGGTTGGGAAATGTGTCATCTTTGAG atccCTGGTGCCCCTGATGATGAAGCtgtaagaatatttttagaGTTTGAACGGGTTGAATCTGCCATCAAAG CTGTTGTGGATCTGAATGGAAGATATTTTGGAGGCAGAGTGGTGAAGGCTTGTTTCTACAACCTGGACAAGTTCAGAGTGCTGGATCTGGCAGAAcaagtttga